Proteins from a single region of Demequina sp. NBRC 110054:
- the lgt gene encoding prolipoprotein diacylglyceryl transferase, protein MRASIPSPPLEWSSFSIGPLTIHAYALWILLGIFIALWLTRKRWIARGGDPEVVETIAFWAIPFGIIGGRIYHVISSPAAYFGEDGNPIDALKIWEGGLGIWGAVALGALGAWIGARRAGVSFTAFADAVAPGVLLAQAIGRMGNYFNQELFGGPTDLPWALQIDEAFRPAGYESFATFHPTFLYEMVWNLAGVAVLLWADRRFKLWGGRVFWLYVAVYTSGRLWIEMVRIDTAVHILGVRVNTWVSALVLLTAILAFVWLGVRQRRLAEVPARDTLAARPVAAAAVVEDGEADDSDAAADADTDDASVAGDEDATDDASSSGSSADVDAAEGDEADAPGADAPDSDGEGTDPEAERTRETAEGAGTLGDADSAGDPGETPRAQ, encoded by the coding sequence ACGCGCAAGCGCTGGATCGCACGCGGCGGGGACCCCGAGGTCGTCGAGACGATCGCCTTCTGGGCGATCCCCTTCGGCATCATCGGCGGCCGCATCTATCACGTCATCTCGAGTCCCGCCGCGTACTTCGGCGAGGACGGCAACCCGATCGACGCCCTGAAGATCTGGGAGGGTGGGCTCGGCATCTGGGGCGCGGTCGCGCTGGGCGCGCTCGGCGCCTGGATCGGTGCGCGGCGCGCGGGCGTGTCGTTCACCGCCTTCGCCGACGCCGTCGCTCCCGGCGTGCTGCTTGCCCAGGCGATCGGTCGCATGGGCAACTACTTCAACCAGGAGCTGTTCGGCGGTCCGACGGACCTTCCCTGGGCCCTGCAGATCGACGAGGCCTTCCGCCCCGCCGGCTACGAGTCGTTCGCGACCTTCCACCCGACCTTCCTGTACGAGATGGTGTGGAACCTGGCCGGCGTCGCGGTGCTGCTGTGGGCGGACCGGCGCTTCAAGCTGTGGGGCGGGCGCGTCTTCTGGCTCTACGTCGCCGTGTACACCTCGGGCCGACTCTGGATCGAGATGGTGCGGATCGACACCGCCGTCCACATCCTCGGCGTCCGTGTGAACACGTGGGTGTCGGCCCTCGTCCTGCTGACGGCGATCCTCGCCTTCGTGTGGCTGGGTGTCAGGCAGCGACGCCTCGCCGAGGTGCCGGCGCGCGACACGCTCGCCGCGAGACCGGTGGCCGCCGCGGCAGTCGTTGAGGACGGCGAAGCCGACGACTCGGACGCCGCCGCCGATGCGGACACGGACGATGCTTCGGTCGCGGGCGACGAGGACGCCACGGACGATGCTTCGTCCTCAGGTTCGAGTGCCGACGTCGACGCTGCCGAGGGCGACGAGGCGGACGCCCCGGGCGCCGACGCGCCCGACTCCGACGGCGAGGGGACGGATCCCGAGGCCGAGCGAACGCGGGAGACCGCGGAAGGTGCCGGTACGCTGGGCGATGCGGACAGTGCCGGAGACCCTGGCGAGACGCCCCGCGCGCAGTAA